A genomic region of Exiguobacterium oxidotolerans JCM 12280 contains the following coding sequences:
- a CDS encoding DUF5327 family protein: protein MISEQHVIEKMRQTMVKIEQTTGTAQVEQLATMKAYCELLLDQPGTPAPSVVHPQTAPAAKPDVDPMLARFMGVAQEDEQKGPSLLDF, encoded by the coding sequence ATGATTTCAGAACAACATGTTATTGAAAAAATGCGGCAGACGATGGTAAAAATCGAGCAGACGACTGGTACAGCACAAGTCGAACAACTGGCGACAATGAAAGCATACTGTGAGCTGTTACTTGATCAACCGGGCACACCGGCACCAAGCGTCGTGCATCCACAGACAGCTCCGGCAGCAAAACCGGACGTTGATCCGATGCTCGCACGCTTCATGGGCGTTGCACAAGAAGATGAACAAAAAGGTCCGTCATTGCTTGATTTTTGA
- a CDS encoding SDR family NAD(P)-dependent oxidoreductase, giving the protein MKTAIIIGAGPGNGVEISKRFGKEGFQIVCAARTQETLAAVVTELKEHGVEAVGVECDASRRTDIASLVEWTKEQYGQVDVLVYNASILHQSSVLDVSAEQITKEFEIDVLGALDAAQLVAPDMVERKDGAILITGGGAGIHAIKSLPGLSIGKAGVRQLTHMLHDTLKENNVYVGTVTIAGEVKRGTALDPANVAEAFYTLYSNRTDVEKVLSAE; this is encoded by the coding sequence ATGAAAACAGCAATCATCATTGGAGCAGGTCCAGGAAATGGTGTCGAAATTAGTAAACGGTTCGGGAAAGAAGGTTTCCAAATCGTCTGCGCGGCACGTACACAAGAGACGCTTGCTGCCGTCGTCACGGAATTGAAAGAGCATGGCGTCGAAGCGGTCGGTGTCGAGTGTGACGCATCACGCAGAACGGATATCGCATCACTTGTCGAATGGACGAAAGAACAGTACGGGCAAGTCGACGTCCTCGTCTACAATGCATCGATTCTGCATCAGTCATCGGTTCTCGACGTCTCAGCAGAACAAATCACGAAAGAATTTGAAATCGATGTCCTCGGGGCACTCGATGCCGCGCAGCTCGTCGCACCGGACATGGTGGAACGAAAAGACGGTGCCATCTTAATCACGGGTGGCGGGGCTGGAATCCATGCGATTAAATCATTACCCGGATTATCGATTGGAAAAGCGGGTGTCCGTCAATTGACACATATGCTGCATGACACGCTAAAAGAAAATAACGTCTACGTCGGGACGGTCACGATTGCAGGAGAAGTGAAGCGGGGGACGGCGCTCGATCCGGCGAATGTCGCTGAAGCCTTCTACACACTGTATTCGAACCGGACGGATGTCGAAAAAGTCTTGTCTGCAGAATGA
- a CDS encoding DCC1-like thiol-disulfide oxidoreductase family protein encodes MKQLIVYYDGLCPLCQKSKRLLERVDRFRQLTFSDARRMPVEQQPRLLERMHVETEQGVRYPGIEGIRLLTKTLLFLLPLAPFVSLAIGLRIGAPLYDRVAKNRVIPISCTTECSIN; translated from the coding sequence ATGAAACAGTTAATCGTCTACTACGATGGTCTCTGTCCACTCTGTCAAAAATCAAAACGGCTGCTTGAGCGTGTCGATCGTTTCCGGCAGTTGACGTTTTCCGATGCGCGACGGATGCCGGTGGAACAACAACCACGACTGCTTGAACGGATGCATGTCGAAACCGAGCAAGGAGTCCGGTACCCTGGAATCGAAGGGATTCGTCTGTTGACGAAGACACTCCTATTCCTTTTACCGCTAGCTCCATTCGTCTCGTTAGCGATTGGTTTACGAATCGGCGCACCACTCTATGACCGGGTCGCGAAAAACCGCGTCATTCCAATAAGTTGTACGACGGAGTGTTCCATCAACTGA
- a CDS encoding glycerol-3-phosphate dehydrogenase/oxidase, translated as MFSSTERTAWLEEMGQELLDVLVIGGGITGAGILLDAQSRGMRTGLIEMQDFAEGTSSRSTKLVHGGLRYLKQFEIKLVAEVGKEREIVYENAPHVTTPEWMMLPLVEGGTFGSFSTSIGLRVYDQLAGVRRNERRTMLSKEETLGYEPLLRSEHLVGGGRYVEYKTDDARLTMEVLKSAISYGGRPVNYTKAESLVYHNGKAVGVEVRDLLTDRTYTIRAKKIINATGPWVDELREQDGSKSGKSLHLTKGIHLVIDQADFPLRQAVYFDVSDGRMIFAIPREGKTYVGTTDTNYKGDILEPGVTEEDRDYILKATNDMFNIELRPEHVESTWSGLRPLIHEDGKDPSELSRKDEIFVSKSGLMSIAGGKLTGYRKMAERIINMVAEQFKKEEDRIYLESRTRHILLGGGHKDGSKGFARYLKEQQPKGEALGLSPDETTWLIQRYGTNVERVYELIRSRGSEAERYQLPLHWFGALLYGLEAELVMQPGDFLNRRASAVFFDYPNAEKYADGVLALMRSELGWSAEEEAKANESIKREFDAVRVKSSVPS; from the coding sequence ATGTTTTCAAGTACAGAACGCACGGCATGGTTAGAAGAGATGGGACAAGAACTACTCGATGTATTAGTCATCGGGGGCGGAATCACGGGCGCCGGGATTTTGCTCGACGCACAAAGCCGCGGTATGCGTACCGGTTTAATCGAAATGCAAGACTTTGCTGAAGGAACATCAAGTCGCTCAACGAAACTCGTTCATGGGGGACTGCGTTACCTCAAACAATTCGAAATCAAGCTCGTCGCAGAAGTCGGAAAAGAGCGGGAAATCGTGTATGAGAATGCACCCCACGTCACGACACCGGAATGGATGATGTTACCACTCGTCGAAGGGGGAACATTCGGAAGTTTTTCAACTTCTATCGGTTTACGTGTCTACGACCAACTCGCTGGTGTACGACGCAATGAACGCAGAACGATGTTATCAAAAGAAGAAACACTCGGTTATGAACCACTCCTGCGCTCAGAACACCTCGTCGGTGGCGGGCGCTACGTGGAATACAAAACGGATGATGCCCGCTTGACGATGGAGGTCCTAAAATCTGCTATCAGTTATGGTGGTCGTCCCGTCAACTATACGAAAGCAGAATCACTCGTCTACCATAACGGGAAAGCTGTCGGCGTCGAAGTCCGTGACCTCTTAACAGACCGGACGTATACGATTCGGGCGAAAAAAATCATCAATGCGACGGGTCCATGGGTCGATGAACTACGGGAACAAGACGGTTCAAAATCTGGTAAGTCGCTCCACCTGACAAAAGGGATTCACCTCGTCATCGATCAAGCTGATTTCCCGCTCCGCCAAGCCGTTTATTTTGATGTCTCAGACGGACGGATGATTTTCGCAATCCCACGCGAAGGGAAAACCTACGTCGGAACAACCGACACGAACTATAAAGGTGACATTCTCGAGCCAGGTGTCACGGAAGAAGACCGCGACTATATCTTAAAAGCGACAAATGATATGTTCAATATCGAGCTTCGTCCGGAGCACGTCGAGTCGACATGGTCTGGTCTCCGTCCATTGATTCATGAAGATGGCAAAGATCCGAGTGAACTGTCCCGTAAGGATGAAATCTTCGTCTCGAAATCCGGCTTGATGTCGATTGCTGGTGGTAAACTAACCGGTTACCGGAAAATGGCGGAACGCATCATCAATATGGTCGCCGAACAATTCAAAAAAGAAGAAGACCGGATCTATCTTGAATCACGGACGCGTCATATCTTACTTGGCGGCGGACATAAAGATGGTAGTAAAGGATTCGCCCGCTACTTGAAAGAGCAACAACCGAAAGGCGAAGCCCTCGGTCTCTCGCCAGACGAGACGACATGGCTCATCCAACGCTACGGAACGAACGTCGAACGGGTGTATGAACTCATTCGTTCACGTGGCAGTGAAGCGGAACGTTACCAGTTACCACTTCACTGGTTCGGTGCACTGCTTTACGGACTCGAAGCCGAGCTCGTCATGCAACCTGGTGACTTCTTGAATCGCCGTGCATCCGCCGTCTTCTTCGATTATCCAAATGCCGAGAAATATGCTGACGGCGTACTCGCTCTCATGCGTAGCGAACTCGGTTGGTCGGCTGAAGAAGAAGCAAAAGCCAATGAAAGCATCAAACGTGAGTTTGACGCTGTGCGTGTAAAAAGTTCAGTTCCCTCTTAA
- a CDS encoding TetR/AcrR family transcriptional regulator, with protein sequence MNQSCDPRPKRSRERITTELFHLLEHHSFSTITVKMLTDGAEVNRSTFYAHYKDKYDLLDQIVEEHMTLLAEAIRITGKQSAEPPTVERVSRYFARLFIHIEQNERFYRTMLLQGTVKTFISRFLDTLKENYRLAFRETTSVSVPVDRDLLLNYVIGGQLGLLMSWLRNDRPYSSEYMANQLSQMIVFGTVESIGFPQTRPGTV encoded by the coding sequence TACGACAGAGCTATTTCATTTACTTGAACACCATTCCTTTTCGACGATCACCGTCAAAATGTTGACGGATGGTGCCGAGGTCAATCGTTCGACCTTCTATGCGCACTATAAAGATAAATATGATTTGCTGGATCAAATCGTTGAGGAACATATGACGTTGCTCGCAGAAGCGATTCGGATTACAGGAAAACAATCGGCCGAGCCTCCGACAGTCGAACGCGTCAGTCGTTACTTTGCACGTTTGTTCATCCACATTGAGCAAAACGAGCGCTTTTACCGGACGATGCTGCTCCAAGGAACAGTCAAGACGTTCATCTCACGTTTCTTGGATACGTTAAAAGAAAACTACCGTCTTGCTTTCCGGGAGACAACAAGTGTCTCTGTTCCGGTGGATCGGGATTTATTACTGAACTACGTCATCGGTGGTCAACTCGGGCTCTTGATGTCGTGGTTACGAAATGATCGTCCGTATTCCTCCGAGTATATGGCAAATCAGCTCAGTCAGATGATCGTCTTCGGAACAGTTGAAAGTATTGGTTTCCCTCAAACACGTCCAGGAACTGTCTAA
- a CDS encoding solute:sodium symporter family transporter encodes MSTYELILTLGSAAFFMALVAYVSYRMTRGKEQGVDEYFLAGRGLSGIFIAGSLLLTNLSAEQLIGLNGQSFMGNMSSMAWEVTAGFAAIIMAIYLLPKFLGMGISTLPEFLSQRYDETVRRMTVLLFLLGYMCVTIPSMLYSGGIAVLQLFNVPELFGLSYTQSLWLVIWVVGIIGAIYAIFGGLRAVAVSDTLNGVGLVIIGFLVPILGFFALGDGNMVDGMKRLATTHPEKLNAIGSSTDAVPFFSIFTGILFANLFYWSLNQYVIQRVLGAKDLKEGQKGVLMTGFLKLLVPVFMLIPGVIAFHLYGDNLASGDLAYPKLITELLPVSLMGFFLAVLLGAVFSSFNSLLNSIATLFVLDIYRPVFAKEATDRQLIRVSKIFGTIVALISFVVAPFLMYAPDGLWTLIRQFTGFFNIPILVIVMMGMLVRTIPPIAAKIVIVFHVIAYYFFVFGLRQLFGIDHGISFIHGYGILLVIEVLFMWFMGKYRPVMQVNRRRPVRTTGMTPWKYAMPVSVLLVSSIILMYVLFSKIGLAYPDGIVSGWFWPITLVLLVGTVFLWRFALKSWHTRYTTYLEEEYKRAE; translated from the coding sequence ATGAGTACATATGAATTGATTTTGACACTTGGTTCGGCAGCGTTCTTCATGGCGCTCGTTGCTTATGTGTCCTATCGCATGACACGAGGCAAGGAACAGGGAGTTGACGAATATTTTTTGGCAGGACGTGGACTAAGTGGAATCTTTATTGCCGGTTCCTTGCTTCTGACTAACCTTTCGGCAGAACAACTGATCGGTTTGAACGGTCAGTCGTTCATGGGGAATATGTCGAGCATGGCGTGGGAAGTCACGGCAGGGTTTGCTGCCATCATCATGGCGATCTATCTGTTGCCTAAGTTTTTAGGGATGGGGATTTCGACGTTACCTGAATTTTTAAGTCAACGCTACGATGAAACGGTCCGGCGAATGACGGTGCTCTTATTCTTACTTGGCTACATGTGCGTGACGATTCCATCGATGCTTTACTCAGGCGGGATTGCCGTCTTACAACTGTTTAACGTACCAGAGTTATTTGGATTGAGTTATACGCAGTCGCTGTGGCTCGTCATTTGGGTTGTCGGGATCATCGGGGCCATCTATGCAATTTTCGGAGGACTACGGGCTGTCGCCGTCTCCGATACATTAAATGGAGTCGGTCTTGTCATCATCGGTTTCCTTGTTCCGATTCTTGGTTTTTTTGCACTCGGGGACGGGAATATGGTCGACGGGATGAAGCGTCTCGCAACGACACACCCTGAAAAATTGAATGCGATTGGGTCGTCAACCGATGCCGTTCCGTTCTTTTCGATTTTTACAGGAATTTTGTTTGCGAATCTCTTCTATTGGTCACTCAATCAATATGTGATTCAGCGCGTGCTTGGAGCAAAGGACTTAAAAGAGGGACAAAAGGGTGTCTTGATGACAGGCTTCCTGAAATTACTTGTTCCCGTCTTCATGTTGATTCCGGGTGTGATTGCATTTCATTTGTATGGAGATAATCTAGCGAGTGGAGATTTAGCCTATCCGAAATTAATCACGGAGTTGCTCCCGGTCTCATTGATGGGATTTTTCTTGGCCGTCTTGCTGGGAGCGGTTTTTAGTTCATTCAATTCACTCTTAAATAGTATCGCGACGTTGTTCGTACTCGATATTTATCGCCCGGTCTTTGCGAAGGAAGCGACCGACCGCCAGCTGATTCGTGTCAGTAAAATCTTCGGAACGATTGTTGCCTTGATTTCATTTGTCGTCGCTCCATTCTTAATGTACGCACCAGACGGTCTTTGGACGTTGATTCGTCAGTTCACAGGATTTTTCAACATTCCGATTCTCGTCATCGTCATGATGGGAATGCTCGTGCGGACGATTCCACCGATTGCTGCCAAAATCGTCATTGTTTTTCATGTCATTGCCTATTACTTCTTTGTTTTCGGACTCAGACAGTTGTTCGGAATCGATCACGGAATCAGCTTTATCCATGGCTATGGTATTTTATTGGTGATCGAAGTGCTGTTCATGTGGTTCATGGGGAAATATCGTCCTGTTATGCAGGTAAATCGTCGTCGACCGGTACGTACGACCGGGATGACACCGTGGAAATATGCGATGCCCGTCTCGGTCTTACTCGTGTCGAGTATCATCTTAATGTATGTCCTCTTCTCGAAAATAGGACTCGCCTATCCGGATGGTATCGTTTCAGGTTGGTTCTGGCCAATCACGCTTGTCTTGCTTGTCGGGACGGTCTTCCTCTGGCGCTTTGCCTTGAAGTCGTGGCATACGCGGTATACGACTTATCTAGAGGAAGAGTACAAACGAGCGGAATAA
- a CDS encoding DUF2252 domain-containing protein, with translation MFTTVYDDIRQMTIAKVLDFYDDEIRRLDEASRRQKYEKMSQSPFLFFRGSSHLFYYDLTRIPLGFDTPVETPTWIQGDLHFENFGVHGNAKGEIIYDVNDFDEGYLGSYLYDVIRMAVSVRLFADEVAYNPEPAIKAYIENYLHDLHEYANGKNPSDICFTVKNTKGPIRKLIKKAEKKKADLLGERTAVIDGHRKFLDLPDMKRVEKETYAAIEAIWPDYIASVDENDRRDDAFYAIKDIVHKLDSGTASIGLERYYILINGEGKEEPDVILEMKQAQTAVPSLFVPVYREDVEAVHQGLRVVASQKAMQADEDPHLGYVTMHQKEYYIRERSPYKKKLKAKHIKSQDDLENVLALQGRITAKIHARADMDAGIKATVLTHHADVAIIEAIGESEQVFLQQIQRWSNAYAERTKLDFHVFLNWMTNR, from the coding sequence GTGTTTACGACAGTGTATGATGACATTCGACAGATGACGATTGCCAAAGTATTGGACTTTTATGACGATGAAATCCGTCGACTCGATGAAGCATCGCGCAGACAAAAATACGAGAAAATGAGCCAAAGTCCGTTTCTGTTTTTCCGTGGCAGTTCCCATCTGTTTTACTATGATTTGACCCGTATCCCGTTAGGATTCGACACACCGGTTGAGACACCGACATGGATTCAAGGCGATCTCCACTTTGAGAACTTCGGTGTTCATGGAAATGCGAAGGGTGAAATCATTTACGACGTTAATGACTTTGATGAAGGGTATCTCGGATCCTATCTTTACGATGTCATCCGGATGGCCGTTTCGGTCCGTCTATTTGCAGACGAGGTCGCTTACAATCCGGAACCGGCGATTAAGGCCTACATTGAAAACTACTTACACGACCTGCATGAATACGCGAATGGTAAAAATCCGAGTGACATCTGTTTTACGGTCAAGAATACGAAAGGACCGATTCGAAAATTAATTAAAAAAGCTGAAAAAAAGAAAGCGGACTTGCTTGGTGAACGAACCGCTGTGATTGATGGGCACCGGAAGTTTCTTGATCTACCGGATATGAAGCGTGTCGAAAAAGAAACGTACGCAGCAATCGAAGCGATTTGGCCGGATTACATTGCATCAGTCGATGAGAACGATCGAAGAGACGACGCGTTTTATGCAATCAAGGACATCGTCCACAAACTGGATAGCGGAACCGCCTCGATTGGTCTGGAACGCTATTACATTTTGATCAATGGGGAAGGGAAGGAAGAGCCGGACGTCATCCTTGAGATGAAACAAGCACAAACGGCTGTGCCGTCCTTATTCGTTCCTGTTTACCGAGAAGATGTCGAGGCCGTCCATCAAGGATTACGGGTCGTCGCGTCTCAAAAAGCGATGCAAGCGGACGAAGATCCTCATCTCGGATATGTGACGATGCATCAAAAAGAGTATTACATTCGAGAGCGCTCTCCGTACAAAAAGAAATTAAAAGCAAAGCATATTAAAAGCCAGGATGATCTTGAAAATGTATTAGCTCTTCAAGGTCGGATTACGGCGAAAATCCATGCGCGAGCCGATATGGATGCAGGAATTAAGGCGACGGTTCTCACGCATCACGCGGATGTCGCGATTATCGAAGCAATCGGAGAGTCAGAGCAAGTGTTCCTTCAGCAAATTCAACGCTGGTCAAACGCCTATGCGGAAAGAACGAAGCTAGACTTCCACGTGTTTTTGAACTGGATGACGAATCGATAA
- a CDS encoding GGDEF domain-containing protein, producing MLSIMNNFIINFCLLFTTITLLFLPFRNQPRVTPNASLATRLILGVVAGAIAVLLMFNSIQIDVARIDLRIIPVVIATFFGGLPSALITGIMIIGTRFLITPIDQIEGAILASVIISLFILTIGIARKFLRMTLASFELMTGIGILYSLPAIYALTNSWGTFFKVSIAYIFFNLLAALVTFRLLTELRRHFENIQYQQKLAMTDALTGLANRRRLDDSLSLVGSDDNGYSLILIDIDFFKHVNDTYGHDAGDDVLRQLGTTLASIVRPDDLVGRYGGEEFLIILPNTSLKDAKKISELARTTVARNLFPTAHVPDLQITISLGIAHSGGSHTSLEALQQADKALYASKEHGRNQSTIYTKQLEFRQA from the coding sequence TTGTTATCAATCATGAATAACTTCATCATAAATTTTTGTCTATTGTTTACAACGATTACCCTTTTGTTTTTACCTTTTCGTAATCAACCGCGTGTCACACCAAATGCGAGCCTCGCGACACGACTGATTTTAGGTGTCGTCGCCGGTGCCATCGCTGTGCTGCTCATGTTCAACAGCATTCAAATCGATGTTGCCCGGATTGATTTACGGATTATCCCCGTCGTGATTGCCACGTTCTTCGGTGGTTTGCCAAGTGCGCTTATCACAGGCATCATGATTATCGGGACACGGTTTTTAATCACGCCGATTGACCAAATCGAAGGTGCCATCCTTGCGTCCGTCATCATCAGTCTCTTCATCTTGACGATTGGCATTGCACGTAAATTTTTACGGATGACCTTAGCATCTTTTGAATTGATGACAGGAATCGGGATACTTTATTCCTTACCCGCTATCTACGCGCTGACAAATAGTTGGGGAACATTCTTTAAGGTTTCAATTGCCTATATTTTCTTTAACTTACTTGCCGCACTCGTCACCTTCCGTCTCTTGACGGAACTGCGACGCCACTTTGAAAATATCCAGTACCAGCAAAAACTTGCGATGACCGACGCCTTGACGGGTCTCGCCAATCGCCGACGTCTGGACGACTCCCTATCACTCGTCGGATCAGACGACAATGGCTATTCACTAATCCTAATCGATATCGATTTCTTCAAACACGTTAACGATACATATGGTCACGATGCCGGCGACGATGTGTTGCGTCAACTCGGAACGACACTTGCCTCTATTGTTCGTCCGGATGATTTAGTCGGTCGGTACGGCGGAGAAGAATTTTTGATCATTTTACCGAACACATCATTGAAGGATGCGAAAAAAATCTCTGAGTTAGCGCGAACGACAGTCGCCCGTAACTTGTTCCCGACTGCACATGTACCTGATTTGCAGATTACGATTTCGTTAGGAATTGCCCATTCGGGTGGATCCCATACGTCACTCGAAGCATTGCAACAAGCGGATAAAGCACTCTATGCTTCAAAAGAGCACGGACGTAACCAAAGTACGATTTATACGAAACAGCTGGAATTCCGTCAAGCGTAA
- a CDS encoding Gfo/Idh/MocA family oxidoreductase: MIRTALVGFGLAGEHLHAPYITSPDYQLVAVQSSRPDAVAKSYPNVPVYPSLETLLAEETIDLVVIATPNAEHYPLARLALEADCHVLVEKPFTVTLAEAERLTELSRQQNRLLTVYHNRRYKKDFETLLELVRTDQLGDVQTFEAHYDRYRPTVRERWREQDVPGAGLLYDLGSHLIDQALTLFGERPDRVFCDQTIQRIDGPVDDYTHLILAFGTRRAILHIGSLVPMSGRSLSVHGTKASYFVDMVDTENPTYTFGLPEQPPEERPFLKPASTYYTDLARAIRNEIPLVVTTEQALFVMKIIDYAQKSAKEGTWISVE; encoded by the coding sequence ATGATTCGTACTGCTTTAGTTGGTTTTGGTCTTGCCGGAGAACACCTGCATGCCCCCTATATTACATCGCCTGATTATCAGCTCGTCGCTGTTCAGTCGAGTCGTCCGGATGCAGTTGCAAAAAGCTACCCAAACGTGCCTGTATATCCATCGCTCGAAACATTACTCGCCGAGGAAACGATCGATCTCGTCGTCATCGCTACACCCAATGCGGAACATTATCCGCTTGCCCGGCTCGCACTAGAAGCCGATTGTCATGTGCTCGTCGAAAAACCGTTTACCGTGACGCTCGCTGAAGCAGAACGATTAACTGAACTGTCTCGTCAACAAAATCGCTTACTGACAGTCTATCATAATCGTCGCTACAAAAAAGACTTCGAAACGCTACTGGAACTCGTCCGGACCGACCAGCTCGGCGACGTTCAGACGTTCGAAGCCCATTACGACCGCTACCGTCCGACCGTCCGTGAACGCTGGCGGGAACAGGACGTGCCCGGCGCCGGTCTCTTGTACGATTTAGGATCCCATTTAATCGATCAGGCTCTGACTTTATTCGGAGAACGACCGGATCGTGTCTTTTGTGACCAAACGATTCAGCGGATCGACGGTCCGGTCGACGATTATACGCACCTCATTCTCGCCTTCGGAACACGGCGTGCGATTCTTCACATCGGTTCGCTCGTTCCGATGTCTGGACGTTCTTTGAGCGTGCACGGAACGAAAGCAAGTTACTTCGTTGACATGGTCGATACGGAGAATCCGACCTATACATTCGGCCTTCCGGAACAACCACCTGAAGAACGCCCTTTCTTAAAGCCGGCTTCTACGTATTACACGGATCTTGCACGGGCAATCCGAAACGAAATTCCGCTCGTCGTGACGACAGAACAAGCGTTATTTGTCATGAAAATCATTGATTATGCTCAAAAGAGTGCAAAAGAGGGTACATGGATATCAGTAGAGTAA
- the msrA gene encoding peptide-methionine (S)-S-oxide reductase MsrA, which produces MAKAIFAGGCFWCMVKPFHKYDGVDQVISGYTGGHTENPTYKEVCSETTGHLEAVEVTYDPSVITYEELLEVFWRQIDPTDGGGQFNDRGQSYEPAIFYVDEAQKQAAEQSKAALDASGRFSKPVAVDIRPAAPFWPAEEYHQDYYKKNPFRYQMYSVGSGRAKFVKEAWKDHGKEQELKQRLTPIQYKVTQESGTEPAFRNEYWDEERPGLYVDIVDGTPLFTSKDKFNSSCGWPSFAKPIAEDKMEVNLDTTHGMTRTEVRSADADSHLGHIFDDGPKELGGLRYCINSAALRFIPVEELDSAGYGEYKKHFE; this is translated from the coding sequence ATGGCAAAAGCAATATTTGCAGGTGGTTGTTTCTGGTGTATGGTCAAACCGTTTCATAAATATGATGGTGTCGACCAAGTGATTTCCGGCTACACCGGTGGTCATACCGAGAACCCGACTTATAAGGAAGTTTGTTCTGAGACGACGGGACATCTCGAAGCAGTCGAGGTGACATATGATCCGTCCGTCATCACATATGAAGAATTACTTGAAGTATTTTGGCGTCAAATCGATCCAACGGACGGCGGCGGTCAGTTTAATGACCGAGGTCAGTCATACGAACCCGCTATTTTTTATGTTGATGAAGCGCAAAAGCAAGCGGCGGAGCAATCAAAAGCAGCACTCGATGCATCTGGTCGTTTTTCAAAACCGGTTGCGGTCGACATCCGTCCGGCAGCACCATTTTGGCCAGCGGAAGAATACCATCAGGACTACTACAAAAAAAATCCGTTCCGCTATCAAATGTATAGTGTCGGATCGGGTCGTGCCAAGTTCGTCAAAGAAGCGTGGAAAGATCACGGTAAGGAACAGGAACTGAAACAACGTTTAACACCTATCCAGTATAAAGTGACACAGGAGAGCGGGACAGAACCGGCCTTCCGAAATGAATACTGGGATGAAGAACGTCCGGGGCTGTATGTCGATATCGTCGACGGAACGCCACTCTTCACGTCAAAAGACAAGTTCAACTCAAGTTGTGGATGGCCGAGTTTCGCGAAGCCGATCGCAGAAGACAAGATGGAAGTAAATCTTGATACGACGCACGGCATGACGCGGACAGAAGTTCGTTCAGCTGATGCTGATAGTCACCTCGGTCATATCTTTGATGATGGTCCAAAAGAGCTCGGTGGTCTGCGTTACTGTATCAATTCCGCTGCTCTTCGATTTATTCCAGTAGAAGAGCTTGATTCTGCCGGATACGGGGAATATAAAAAACACTTCGAGTAA
- a CDS encoding MarR family winged helix-turn-helix transcriptional regulator, with protein MGQEQHDQLTYRLEEQMRVILRTLRRELNQLFEGTATRSEFFILRSLSENGPQRPTLLAEQFELATSQVTALTDKLYKTGFVTRTRSTEDRRSIVLALTDEGEAAFRNLEVVRRTYLQERFGTLSEEELNVMIHVFDKILATMDEEVVSSN; from the coding sequence ATGGGACAAGAACAACATGACCAATTGACATATCGATTAGAAGAACAAATGCGTGTCATTCTCCGGACATTGCGCCGTGAGTTGAATCAACTGTTTGAAGGTACTGCCACGCGAAGTGAATTCTTCATCTTACGCAGCTTATCTGAAAACGGCCCCCAGCGTCCGACATTACTCGCGGAACAGTTCGAACTCGCGACAAGCCAAGTCACTGCTTTGACAGATAAACTGTATAAGACCGGTTTTGTGACACGGACACGCTCGACGGAAGATCGTCGTTCCATCGTCCTCGCCTTGACAGACGAGGGAGAGGCCGCTTTTCGAAATCTCGAAGTCGTCCGTCGCACATATCTTCAGGAGCGATTCGGCACTTTGTCTGAAGAAGAACTGAACGTGATGATTCATGTATTTGATAAGATCCTCGCAACAATGGATGAAGAAGTCGTCTCATCCAATTAA